Proteins encoded in a region of the Streptomyces sp. NBC_00258 genome:
- a CDS encoding trypsin-like peptidase domain-containing protein, whose protein sequence is MTSASYWVELFQSEQRLGGGFLLTRRYVVTALHCLRGLTSLDEHVDIILADGSRLAGQVCRREKDADLALIMISTECEVLLPIPQAGVAHGGDDWHSPYRPAASEVHLRGQVDSGTAEYLCEGGAVIQALQLTAHQHLGDYSGYSGGPVVKGVPEEHEPVIVGILLEQAPDRAAADRAANVLFAATIGEAMRRFDQFDVGHLMDVLHPATSVPQQTATTEKLAVDSAAAAAESWFGLIDEWAKRRVLDPSQVAELKFMAAKAVMERQLRGDGA, encoded by the coding sequence GTGACCAGCGCAAGCTACTGGGTCGAGCTCTTCCAGTCCGAACAGCGCCTCGGAGGTGGTTTCCTGCTGACGCGCCGATATGTGGTGACGGCACTGCATTGTCTACGGGGCCTCACGTCACTGGACGAGCACGTGGACATCATCCTGGCGGACGGCAGCCGACTCGCAGGCCAGGTGTGCCGCCGCGAAAAGGACGCCGACCTGGCCCTGATCATGATCTCCACCGAGTGCGAAGTGCTGCTGCCGATACCCCAGGCCGGCGTCGCTCACGGCGGGGACGACTGGCACAGCCCATACCGTCCCGCAGCGTCCGAAGTGCATCTCAGAGGCCAGGTGGACAGCGGTACGGCGGAATACCTCTGCGAGGGGGGCGCGGTCATCCAGGCGCTGCAACTGACAGCGCACCAACACCTGGGCGACTACTCGGGATACTCCGGCGGGCCGGTGGTCAAGGGCGTTCCGGAGGAGCATGAACCCGTGATCGTGGGAATCCTTCTGGAACAGGCCCCGGACCGGGCCGCCGCCGATCGCGCTGCCAACGTTCTCTTCGCCGCCACCATCGGTGAGGCAATGCGCCGCTTCGACCAGTTCGATGTGGGGCATCTGATGGATGTGCTCCACCCGGCGACCTCGGTGCCCCAGCAGACCGCGACCACTGAGAAGTTGGCCGTGGATTCAGCCGCCGCAGCAGCAGAGTCGTGGTTCGGTCTCATCGACGAGTGGGCGAAGCGCCGGGTTCTCGATCCGTCACAGGTTGCCGAACTCAAGTTCATGGCCGCGAAAGCAGTCATGGAGCGTCAACTGCGTGGTGACGGGGCATGA
- a CDS encoding CU044_2847 family protein, whose translation MAEVRVETVPLDAMGSRQISSRTRSSSSLGDRAAELEEAIVQASAIAQQSLSQVPRRDGWQVSSMEVTFGLTLAAEAGVILSKASAEASFEVTLTVERAPETP comes from the coding sequence ATGGCCGAAGTTCGGGTCGAGACCGTGCCTCTGGACGCAATGGGCAGTCGCCAGATCTCCAGTCGTACGCGGTCCAGTTCCTCCCTTGGCGACCGTGCCGCCGAGCTGGAGGAAGCCATCGTCCAGGCCTCGGCCATCGCTCAGCAGTCCCTCTCCCAGGTACCGCGCCGGGACGGCTGGCAGGTATCGAGCATGGAGGTCACCTTCGGGCTCACCTTGGCGGCAGAGGCAGGAGTCATCCTGTCCAAGGCGTCAGCAGAGGCGTCGTTCGAGGTCACTCTCACCGTGGAGCGGGCTCCGGAGACACCGTGA
- a CDS encoding patatin-like phospholipase family protein: MAGTSAGAIVAALLAAGYTVPELEQEMRSLDFASFQDGPARHFGKVGAALAVLLHNGVFKGDALHAWIEERLADKNVITFQQLRRQEEGDDTGTPPYKLAVVVSDISRGRELHLPEDYQALCGVDPDTAKVADAVRASASIPFYFRPVRFRTGPSQESQRLMLVDGGLLSNFPVDLFDRRDSTPPRWPTIGIKLSMRRTPSQGWQPARNPVELARRLVSTMTSAHDRIHVDRSHVQDRTIFVDTNRVRSTDFRITQEQVETLYTNGRSAAQQFLATWDFQQWLNRYHPSQGGAGTPS, from the coding sequence GTGGCTGGTACGTCGGCGGGAGCCATCGTCGCGGCACTGCTGGCGGCCGGGTACACCGTCCCGGAGTTGGAGCAGGAGATGCGGAGCCTGGACTTCGCCTCGTTCCAGGACGGTCCGGCGCGTCATTTCGGGAAGGTCGGGGCGGCATTGGCCGTCCTGCTGCACAACGGTGTCTTCAAGGGCGATGCTCTGCATGCCTGGATCGAAGAGCGACTGGCGGACAAGAACGTCATCACCTTCCAGCAACTGCGCCGCCAGGAGGAAGGAGACGATACGGGCACGCCGCCCTACAAGCTGGCCGTCGTCGTGAGCGACATAAGCCGGGGGCGTGAGCTGCACCTGCCCGAGGACTACCAGGCGCTGTGCGGGGTGGATCCCGACACGGCGAAGGTCGCCGACGCAGTACGTGCCTCCGCCTCGATCCCCTTCTACTTCCGGCCGGTGAGGTTCCGTACCGGCCCGTCACAGGAGTCGCAACGACTGATGCTCGTCGACGGCGGCCTGCTGTCCAACTTCCCCGTCGACCTGTTCGACCGGCGGGACTCGACACCGCCCCGCTGGCCGACCATCGGCATCAAACTCTCGATGCGGCGGACTCCCAGTCAGGGATGGCAACCGGCCCGAAATCCCGTGGAGTTGGCGAGGCGGCTGGTCTCCACCATGACCAGCGCCCACGACAGGATCCACGTGGATCGGAGCCACGTGCAGGACCGCACCATCTTCGTCGACACCAACAGGGTCCGGTCGACCGACTTCCGCATTACCCAGGAGCAGGTCGAGACGCTGTACACCAACGGCCGCAGCGCCGCACAGCAGTTCCTGGCGACATGGGACTTCCAGCAGTGGCTGAACCGCTATCACCCGTCGCAGGGCGGGGCGGGCACTCCGTCCTGA
- a CDS encoding Dyp-type peroxidase, translating into MSIDRNALLTWADVPADVGTDADAMLDRLQPNIVKPHVRDYLSVLLLGFTDSPEGAVDARAFLTAVASLMKSAREHLREVAAFKAGGAPGTPYVGVGLAKAGYDKLGLSAQAPTDPSFRLGMRDEQTRQKLSDPVLSLREEPYREEIHAVVLVGDASAVTVAARLAQVQAVRPASVHLIGQETGLGLRNANGDGIEHFGYVDGRSQPLFWSQDVDDERRGTDGTSVWNPATPLDRVLVPDPAAPDPELDFGSYFVLRKLEQNVQMFKQAEEALADQLKLVGEDRERAGAMIVGRFEDGTPLTTQSAAGPHSPVMNNFDYANDEHGMKCPFQGHIRKTNPRGSGGFEEAEDERRHLMARRGQTYGERKDDPNDDTLPQYRPTGGVGLLFMAFNSELGNQFEFTQRTWANNAGFPRAPAGDSQPGLDPVIGQGARPTAAWPSVWGGTSKELGIPAVPQAVTMKGGEYFFMPSLPFLRSLSPGTATGTDTGI; encoded by the coding sequence GTGTCGATCGATCGCAATGCTTTGCTGACGTGGGCAGATGTTCCGGCCGACGTCGGTACTGACGCCGACGCCATGCTCGACCGCCTGCAGCCGAACATCGTGAAGCCTCACGTCCGGGACTACCTGTCGGTACTGCTGTTGGGTTTCACTGACAGCCCGGAGGGCGCCGTGGACGCCCGGGCCTTCCTGACCGCGGTCGCATCCCTGATGAAGTCGGCGCGGGAGCACCTCCGCGAGGTGGCGGCGTTCAAGGCTGGGGGCGCGCCAGGGACGCCGTACGTCGGTGTGGGATTGGCGAAGGCGGGCTACGACAAGCTGGGGCTGTCGGCCCAGGCGCCCACCGACCCTTCGTTCCGGCTGGGCATGCGGGACGAGCAGACCCGGCAGAAACTCTCGGACCCGGTTCTATCACTGCGGGAGGAGCCGTACCGGGAGGAGATACACGCGGTTGTGCTCGTCGGCGACGCCTCTGCCGTGACGGTTGCAGCCAGGCTTGCCCAGGTCCAGGCCGTGCGGCCCGCCTCGGTCCATCTCATCGGCCAGGAGACCGGCCTCGGCTTGCGCAACGCGAACGGAGACGGGATCGAACACTTCGGATACGTCGACGGGCGCAGCCAGCCGCTGTTCTGGAGTCAAGACGTCGACGACGAGCGGCGCGGTACTGACGGGACCTCGGTGTGGAATCCCGCCACCCCACTGGACCGCGTTCTGGTCCCCGACCCGGCGGCACCCGATCCGGAACTGGACTTCGGCAGCTACTTCGTGTTGCGCAAGCTGGAGCAGAACGTGCAGATGTTCAAGCAGGCGGAGGAGGCCTTGGCCGACCAGCTGAAACTGGTTGGCGAGGACCGCGAGCGCGCGGGCGCGATGATCGTCGGCCGCTTCGAGGACGGCACACCGCTGACCACACAGAGCGCGGCCGGGCCGCACAGCCCGGTGATGAACAACTTCGACTACGCGAACGACGAGCACGGCATGAAATGCCCGTTCCAGGGCCACATCCGCAAGACCAACCCGCGAGGTTCCGGCGGTTTCGAAGAGGCGGAGGACGAGCGCAGGCATCTGATGGCGCGGCGCGGCCAGACGTACGGGGAAAGGAAGGACGACCCGAACGACGACACGCTGCCGCAATACCGGCCCACTGGCGGCGTCGGCCTGCTGTTCATGGCCTTCAACTCCGAGCTGGGCAACCAGTTCGAGTTCACGCAGCGGACCTGGGCGAACAACGCCGGCTTCCCGAGGGCCCCCGCGGGTGACTCGCAGCCCGGTCTCGACCCCGTCATCGGCCAGGGCGCCCGCCCGACGGCGGCATGGCCGTCGGTCTGGGGCGGGACGAGCAAGGAACTGGGCATACCGGCCGTCCCGCAGGCCGTGACCATGAAGGGCGGCGAGTACTTCTTCATGCCGTCTCTTCCCTTCCTGCGCAGCCTCAGTCCAGGCACAGCTACAGGCACAGATACAGGAATCTGA
- a CDS encoding helix-turn-helix transcriptional regulator, whose product MADQQVMVGRERERLLVDGVLTAVAECGAALVLRGEPGMGKTALLNYASVGASARGARVVRLCGVESESVLPFAALADLMTPFRAGLADLPEAQRSALDVCLALAAGPPPKSLAVCAGTLNVLAAAADATPLVVLVDDLQWVDPSSRQVLLFVARRLSSERVVMVLAVRSDAPEPSASGLPGVDLAGLPADVCAELLAGRGVAPSPQVLAGLVRATGGNPLALLETVAGLNSGQLSGMRPMPELLPVGQQLHRAWTARLDKLPERTRRALALIAAGHSAAPDVLARAFASVGLFPVDVDPAHAAGLVTATGQDLDLRHPLLRLVVLERLTPSARLDVYRALAGASTGEVRVWYRAVAASGPDEEVAAALDAAAGRARERSGFGVAARALRRAAELTSDRRLRAERLLRAAVDAHLGGLPHDAAAWCDAAAAETADPLLRADIALVRGRVLIWIGQVARAHDQLLDAADAVRAIDPARAGTLLAEAALSAAMAGKGSLALRDADEAARLAAAPPPMRAPASSADGRHPAAPAAPAGPAVADGHGSEDVPAALAGPGEGAVLPAEISACASFALALTGQVTAARRWLGAARTALEPVDAVDTQQTLALIGRVCGWLEDDDTARRVLTSAINAARRSGAPATLAYALGARSELDRWAGLWSAAYADATEALHWAEELRQMGAIGYSLLSLARLDAARGERALCEERIERTRREVGPLGIGSLEVYGSGTLGLVALGHGEHSVAVAYLEHARALAADGGLGNPVIVPFAADLVEAHLRTGDRDRAETVLAWLEEQARSTGLAWPAAAAARGRVLLAGDGDEAEACYAVAEVAHRRREMPFEAARTRLCLGEVLRRCRRPAAARLPLLAAHATFQSLGARPWTARAAVELAAAGERPAPGTSAPAFDRLTPQELQVARTIADGMNNVETAAALFISHKTVEAHLTRVYRKLGVRSRTELTRILMSHGLVPAPPG is encoded by the coding sequence GTGGCGGATCAGCAGGTGATGGTGGGGCGGGAGCGGGAGCGTCTGCTGGTGGACGGAGTGCTCACCGCGGTCGCCGAGTGCGGTGCCGCGCTCGTGCTGCGGGGTGAGCCGGGAATGGGCAAGACCGCGCTGCTGAACTACGCAAGCGTCGGCGCCTCGGCCCGCGGTGCACGCGTGGTGCGGCTGTGCGGCGTCGAGTCGGAGTCGGTGCTGCCCTTTGCGGCGCTCGCCGATCTGATGACCCCCTTCCGCGCGGGGCTGGCGGACCTGCCGGAGGCCCAGCGGTCCGCGCTGGACGTGTGCCTGGCCTTGGCGGCCGGCCCGCCACCGAAGTCCCTCGCCGTCTGCGCGGGAACGCTGAACGTACTCGCGGCGGCCGCGGATGCTACCCCTCTGGTCGTGCTCGTGGACGACTTGCAGTGGGTGGACCCCTCGTCGCGGCAGGTGCTGCTCTTCGTGGCGCGGCGGCTGTCCAGCGAACGGGTGGTCATGGTGCTGGCCGTTCGGTCCGACGCCCCTGAGCCATCCGCCTCGGGGCTGCCGGGCGTCGACTTGGCCGGCCTCCCCGCCGACGTGTGTGCCGAGCTGTTGGCCGGCCGGGGAGTCGCTCCGTCGCCCCAGGTGCTGGCCGGCCTGGTGCGTGCCACCGGGGGCAACCCGCTCGCGCTGCTGGAGACGGTGGCGGGCCTGAACTCGGGTCAATTATCAGGGATGCGGCCTATGCCGGAGCTTCTTCCCGTGGGACAGCAGCTCCACCGCGCGTGGACGGCCCGGCTGGACAAGCTGCCGGAGCGCACCCGACGGGCTCTGGCCCTGATCGCGGCAGGTCACTCCGCAGCCCCCGACGTACTGGCCCGGGCCTTCGCCTCGGTCGGCCTGTTTCCGGTGGATGTCGACCCGGCGCACGCCGCGGGCCTGGTGACGGCGACGGGCCAGGACCTGGACCTGCGCCACCCGTTGCTGCGTCTGGTGGTGCTGGAACGCCTCACTCCGTCGGCCCGACTCGATGTCTACCGGGCACTGGCCGGGGCGTCCACCGGCGAGGTGCGGGTCTGGTACCGGGCTGTGGCGGCCTCCGGGCCGGACGAGGAGGTCGCCGCGGCACTGGACGCGGCAGCCGGCCGGGCGCGGGAGCGCAGCGGATTCGGCGTTGCGGCGCGGGCGTTGCGGCGGGCGGCGGAGCTGACCTCGGACCGCCGGCTGCGGGCGGAGCGGTTGCTGCGGGCCGCCGTGGACGCGCACCTGGGTGGACTGCCGCACGATGCCGCGGCGTGGTGCGACGCCGCCGCTGCGGAGACCGCCGATCCGCTGCTGCGCGCGGACATAGCGTTGGTCCGCGGTCGTGTGCTGATCTGGATCGGACAGGTTGCGCGTGCCCACGATCAACTGCTCGACGCTGCCGATGCCGTCCGCGCCATCGATCCGGCCCGGGCAGGCACACTCCTTGCCGAGGCGGCCTTGTCCGCGGCCATGGCGGGGAAGGGCAGCCTGGCTCTGAGGGATGCGGATGAGGCGGCCAGGCTGGCGGCAGCGCCACCGCCGATGCGAGCCCCTGCCTCCTCCGCTGACGGCCGACACCCCGCCGCGCCCGCGGCACCTGCGGGGCCGGCGGTGGCGGACGGGCATGGCTCGGAGGACGTACCGGCAGCGTTGGCGGGTCCGGGCGAAGGCGCCGTGTTGCCCGCAGAGATCTCCGCCTGCGCTTCGTTCGCTCTGGCTCTCACCGGGCAGGTGACAGCCGCCCGTCGGTGGCTGGGGGCGGCACGTACGGCTCTGGAACCGGTGGACGCCGTGGACACGCAGCAAACACTCGCACTGATCGGCAGGGTGTGCGGATGGCTGGAGGACGACGACACCGCCCGCCGGGTGCTCACCTCCGCGATCAACGCAGCGCGCCGGTCCGGGGCCCCGGCCACTCTCGCTTACGCACTCGGCGCACGCAGCGAACTGGACCGCTGGGCCGGGCTGTGGTCCGCCGCCTACGCCGACGCGACCGAGGCGCTGCACTGGGCGGAGGAGTTGCGCCAGATGGGCGCGATCGGCTACAGCCTGCTGAGCCTGGCCCGCCTCGACGCGGCCCGGGGCGAACGGGCGCTGTGTGAGGAACGCATCGAACGGACCCGGCGTGAGGTCGGACCGCTGGGCATCGGTTCACTGGAGGTCTACGGATCCGGCACCCTCGGTCTGGTCGCGCTGGGCCACGGCGAACACAGCGTCGCCGTCGCGTATCTCGAACACGCCCGCGCGCTGGCCGCCGACGGCGGCCTCGGCAATCCCGTCATCGTGCCGTTCGCCGCCGACCTCGTCGAGGCCCACCTGCGCACCGGCGACCGCGACCGGGCCGAGACCGTCCTGGCGTGGTTGGAGGAGCAAGCCCGGTCCACCGGTCTGGCCTGGCCGGCCGCAGCCGCCGCGCGTGGCCGAGTGCTGCTCGCCGGCGACGGTGACGAGGCCGAGGCTTGCTACGCGGTGGCCGAAGTCGCGCACCGGCGTAGGGAGATGCCGTTCGAGGCCGCCCGCACCCGGTTGTGCCTCGGCGAGGTGTTGCGCCGCTGTCGCCGCCCGGCGGCGGCCCGGTTGCCCTTGCTGGCGGCTCACGCAACGTTCCAGTCGCTGGGTGCCCGCCCGTGGACGGCCAGAGCCGCGGTGGAACTGGCCGCCGCGGGTGAGCGTCCGGCGCCCGGTACTTCGGCCCCCGCGTTCGACCGGCTCACGCCGCAGGAATTACAGGTCGCGCGGACCATCGCCGACGGGATGAACAACGTCGAGACGGCGGCCGCGCTGTTCATCTCGCACAAGACGGTCGAGGCCCACCTGACCCGCGTCTATCGCAAACTGGGCGTCCGCTCCCGCACCGAACTCACCCGCATCCTGATGTCCCACGGCCTGGTCCCTGCCCCGCCCGGCTAG
- a CDS encoding galactose oxidase-like domain-containing protein: protein MPNVFRPVPGWFSHENQGAGVAVADLDGDGRKDLLVFMVDNPPGQNRGLFRIGRGLSADGTVMGPWTPWADVPGWFSHENQGAGVTLADLDADGRQDLVVAMVDGAAGQNRGLFRIGRGLSADGTVTGGWTPWTDIPDWFSWENQGVSVAVTPPDPQGVRDLLVFMIDNGLQQNRGLYRIGHGLGADGAVTGGWTPWQDVPDWFSWENAACGVAVADLDRDGGRDLIVFHVDDALDQNQAFYRIARDLGADGLPGDGWGAWRGVPNWFSWQNQGGGIAVAEVDGRLTLIASMADAPPQQNQGLYQVLELEPDPTREGRWELLPFHSGVLAVHAALLPKGDVLFFAGSGSSVVRFDSPLFGDEDEGVFTSVVWDPPGNAFTHPGTLRTADGRPFDMFCGGDVFLPDGRMLSAGGTLAYNPFKGRKDVAVFDPGSGKWSFAASMAHGRWYPTLIALGDGTVLATTGLDESGVGHNQTLETYSPETDDWRETDLEPGFPGLPLYAHLFLMADGRVFFSGGRMDDPLDVEPGILDLAHDPVQVVAVPDLLMPDMRNQSASVILPPAQDQRVMVIGGGPVGKPDRTDATDAVSVVDLTAGEPRYSAAAPLGLPRLHLNAVLLPDRTVFVGGGSLKQEDGPLARHEAEIYDPASDSWSLMAAATVPRLYHSTAVLLPDGRVVAAGGNPEGGQSVTFEPPDENEEMRLEIFSPPYLFRGGRPTIGSVPEKWQYGETVTVVTPDADAIRWASLVRNGVTTHSFDSNQRLVDLVMARQGGGTLDVRVTENRDIAPPGWYMLFLVNEEGVPSIAEWVRLS, encoded by the coding sequence ATGCCGAACGTGTTCCGACCCGTGCCCGGCTGGTTCTCCCACGAGAACCAGGGTGCCGGGGTCGCGGTGGCCGATCTCGACGGCGATGGCCGCAAGGACCTGCTCGTGTTCATGGTCGACAACCCGCCGGGGCAGAACCGTGGGCTGTTCCGAATAGGCCGGGGTCTGTCCGCCGACGGGACCGTCATGGGCCCCTGGACGCCGTGGGCCGATGTCCCCGGCTGGTTCTCCCACGAGAACCAGGGTGCCGGAGTCACCCTCGCCGACCTCGACGCCGACGGCCGCCAGGACCTGGTCGTCGCCATGGTGGATGGCGCAGCGGGGCAGAACCGCGGGCTGTTCCGGATCGGCCGTGGCTTGTCCGCCGACGGGACCGTGACCGGCGGCTGGACGCCCTGGACCGACATCCCTGACTGGTTCTCCTGGGAGAACCAGGGGGTGTCCGTTGCCGTGACGCCGCCTGACCCGCAGGGCGTCCGCGACCTGCTCGTTTTCATGATTGACAACGGGCTGCAGCAGAACCGGGGGCTGTATCGGATCGGCCATGGACTCGGGGCGGACGGTGCCGTGACCGGCGGCTGGACGCCGTGGCAGGACGTCCCCGACTGGTTCTCGTGGGAGAACGCTGCCTGCGGCGTCGCGGTCGCCGACCTCGACCGGGACGGCGGCCGCGACCTGATCGTCTTCCATGTCGACGACGCCCTCGACCAGAACCAGGCCTTCTACCGGATCGCCCGGGACCTCGGCGCGGACGGACTGCCCGGCGATGGGTGGGGAGCGTGGCGCGGCGTGCCGAACTGGTTCTCCTGGCAGAACCAGGGCGGCGGGATCGCCGTCGCGGAAGTCGACGGGCGGCTGACGCTGATCGCGTCGATGGCCGACGCCCCACCGCAGCAGAACCAGGGCCTGTATCAGGTGCTGGAGCTGGAACCGGATCCCACGCGAGAGGGGCGCTGGGAGCTGTTGCCGTTCCACTCGGGCGTCCTGGCGGTGCACGCCGCGCTGCTGCCAAAGGGCGACGTGCTGTTCTTCGCCGGGTCGGGCAGCAGCGTGGTGCGGTTCGACAGCCCGCTCTTCGGCGACGAGGACGAGGGAGTCTTCACCAGCGTCGTCTGGGACCCGCCGGGCAACGCCTTCACTCACCCGGGGACCCTGCGTACGGCAGACGGCCGACCCTTCGACATGTTCTGCGGCGGCGACGTCTTCCTCCCGGACGGCCGGATGCTGTCCGCCGGGGGCACTCTCGCCTACAACCCGTTCAAGGGCCGCAAGGACGTCGCGGTCTTCGACCCGGGCAGCGGGAAGTGGTCGTTCGCTGCTTCGATGGCGCACGGGCGTTGGTACCCGACGCTGATCGCGCTCGGCGACGGGACGGTGCTGGCCACGACCGGACTCGACGAGTCCGGCGTGGGTCACAACCAGACGCTGGAGACCTACTCGCCTGAGACGGACGACTGGCGAGAGACGGACCTGGAGCCCGGCTTCCCCGGACTGCCGCTGTACGCCCACCTGTTTCTGATGGCCGACGGCCGGGTCTTTTTCTCCGGCGGGCGGATGGACGACCCGCTCGACGTCGAGCCCGGCATCCTCGACCTCGCTCACGACCCCGTTCAGGTGGTCGCGGTTCCGGACCTGCTCATGCCCGACATGCGCAACCAGTCCGCCAGCGTGATCCTTCCCCCGGCCCAGGATCAGCGGGTGATGGTCATCGGCGGTGGTCCGGTCGGCAAGCCCGACCGGACGGACGCGACGGACGCGGTCAGCGTCGTCGATCTCACCGCCGGCGAGCCCCGCTACTCGGCGGCCGCGCCGCTGGGCCTGCCGCGGCTGCACCTGAACGCCGTGCTGCTGCCCGACCGCACGGTTTTCGTCGGCGGAGGTTCGCTGAAGCAGGAGGACGGGCCCCTGGCCCGGCACGAGGCGGAAATCTACGACCCTGCCTCGGACAGCTGGAGCCTGATGGCGGCTGCCACCGTGCCACGCCTGTACCACTCCACGGCTGTGCTGCTGCCGGACGGTCGGGTTGTCGCGGCGGGCGGTAACCCAGAGGGTGGCCAATCGGTCACCTTCGAGCCGCCGGACGAGAACGAGGAGATGCGGCTGGAGATCTTCAGCCCGCCTTACCTCTTCCGAGGAGGGCGCCCGACCATCGGCTCGGTTCCCGAAAAGTGGCAGTACGGCGAGACGGTGACGGTCGTGACTCCGGACGCGGATGCCATCCGATGGGCCTCGCTGGTGCGGAACGGGGTCACGACGCACTCCTTCGACAGCAACCAACGGCTTGTCGATCTGGTGATGGCGCGACAGGGTGGTGGGACGCTTGACGTGCGAGTGACGGAGAACCGTGACATCGCGCCGCCGGGTTGGTACATGCTCTTCCTCGTCAACGAGGAGGGTGTGCCCTCCATCGCCGAGTGGGTGCGTCTGAGCTGA
- a CDS encoding RodZ domain-containing protein: protein MGTVYLARSRGGRAVAVKVVRPELAADRQFRERFRAEVDAARRVGGFHTAPVVGADPDAETPWLATAYIPGPTLSGLLADQGPMGEHRLRLLGAALAEALQAIHGCGLVHRDLKPGNIVMAEDGPRVLDFGIARALESTRLTAIGAAFGTPGFLAPEQAQGLEVSGAADVFALGAVLVAAAGGSAFGTGTPMGLMYRSVHEPADLSAVPEDLRSLAADCLSKDPAHRPTPGRLLELFVPGPAAYTPTLVPPGKEAPTLPVGSRPQAGEESGTDSPEAVLIAGAGPSDGGTHGDALTLGSGSQDIRPAGDEIRTAGPRRPTGGKRSRRHILIMVLVATAATGALVGGAVYLTHQGDHTDAPSASPSGSRQGPSPSPEPTPANSGVTDVPKDEVTVLISGEGGRSWVSAKDADGQLLFDGVLNKGETKTFTNKERIDLVLGDAAAVALIVNGKKVRNDSPPGQVERLTYTRND, encoded by the coding sequence ATGGGCACGGTCTACCTGGCCCGATCGCGTGGTGGCCGTGCTGTGGCCGTCAAGGTGGTACGCCCAGAGTTGGCCGCTGACCGGCAATTTCGTGAACGGTTCCGTGCCGAGGTGGATGCCGCCCGCAGAGTCGGCGGTTTCCACACAGCCCCGGTCGTGGGCGCCGACCCGGACGCGGAGACCCCGTGGCTGGCTACGGCGTACATCCCGGGTCCCACTCTGTCCGGGCTGCTCGCGGACCAAGGGCCGATGGGCGAACACCGTCTGAGGCTGTTGGGCGCCGCCCTGGCGGAGGCGCTGCAGGCCATCCACGGTTGCGGCCTCGTGCACCGCGACCTGAAGCCCGGAAACATCGTCATGGCCGAGGACGGTCCCCGGGTCCTCGACTTCGGCATCGCACGGGCGCTGGAGTCCACCCGGCTCACCGCCATCGGAGCGGCCTTCGGCACGCCCGGCTTCCTGGCCCCCGAGCAGGCGCAGGGCCTTGAAGTCAGCGGCGCCGCCGATGTGTTCGCACTCGGCGCGGTACTGGTTGCGGCGGCGGGCGGCAGCGCGTTCGGCACGGGCACGCCCATGGGGCTGATGTACCGCTCCGTGCACGAGCCCGCGGACCTGTCCGCCGTGCCGGAGGACTTGCGCTCCCTGGCCGCCGACTGTCTGTCCAAGGACCCGGCCCACCGGCCCACACCTGGGAGGCTCCTGGAGCTTTTCGTGCCTGGCCCGGCCGCGTACACGCCCACTCTGGTCCCCCCAGGGAAGGAGGCACCGACCCTGCCCGTGGGTTCCCGGCCTCAGGCCGGGGAGGAAAGCGGTACGGACAGTCCTGAAGCCGTCCTCATCGCTGGGGCCGGCCCGAGTGATGGCGGGACGCACGGCGACGCACTCACCCTCGGCTCCGGCAGCCAGGACATCCGGCCTGCCGGGGATGAGATCCGCACCGCCGGCCCCCGTCGGCCCACCGGAGGGAAGCGTTCGCGTAGGCACATCCTGATCATGGTGCTCGTGGCCACGGCCGCGACGGGCGCGCTCGTCGGCGGTGCCGTCTACCTCACACACCAGGGCGACCACACCGACGCTCCTTCTGCCTCCCCGTCAGGATCCCGGCAAGGACCTTCACCCTCGCCGGAACCCACCCCCGCGAACAGCGGGGTCACCGACGTGCCCAAGGACGAGGTCACGGTGCTGATCAGCGGCGAGGGCGGGCGGAGCTGGGTCTCGGCCAAGGACGCCGATGGCCAACTCCTGTTCGACGGAGTGCTCAACAAGGGCGAGACCAAGACCTTCACGAACAAGGAACGCATCGACCTCGTACTCGGCGATGCGGCCGCGGTCGCCCTCATCGTCAACGGAAAGAAGGTCCGAAACGATTCCCCGCCCGGCCAGGTCGAGCGCCTGACCTACACCAGGAACGACTAG